The following proteins are encoded in a genomic region of Paenibacillus sp. FSL R7-0273:
- a CDS encoding general stress protein — translation MGSIGTQSYAKLLENGIQAIEEVNRLRDSGYTKDNIYVISHDQDRENRIVDAADTNEVGLGEEGLFGAIANLFRSRGDALRSKITALGFSSAEAGFYEKELSAGKVLVIAKKYPQ, via the coding sequence ATGGGTTCAATCGGTACACAGTCGTACGCCAAGCTTCTGGAGAACGGTATCCAGGCGATAGAAGAAGTGAACCGGCTGCGTGACAGCGGCTATACGAAGGATAACATCTATGTTATCAGTCATGATCAGGACCGTGAAAACCGCATTGTTGATGCGGCAGACACAAATGAGGTCGGCTTAGGCGAAGAGGGTTTGTTTGGCGCTATCGCCAATCTCTTCCGTTCGCGCGGGGACGCCTTGCGTTCCAAAATTACGGCGCTTGGCTTCAGCAGTGCGGAAGCAGGATTCTATGAGAAGGAACTGAGTGCGGGCAAGGTTCTTGTCATTGCCAAGAAATACCCGCAATAA
- a CDS encoding DUF948 domain-containing protein — translation MIIELSVALVAVAFAVLVFFLIKTLNSAKESLDKVSQTLQEVQKTVDELTYEIKTTVRHANDITADVQGKIQKIDPIVDSVKNLGDVMNELTLTVKQVSVTVIEKYRKSRELKQKAGSVAIDEKTLTPAEERTVKSYDTAYAQKAPGKIAMALKGVDTAAAIWQKFRH, via the coding sequence ATGATCATTGAACTTAGCGTGGCACTCGTTGCTGTCGCATTCGCCGTACTTGTATTCTTCTTAATCAAAACCTTAAATTCAGCAAAGGAATCCCTCGACAAAGTCAGCCAGACTCTGCAGGAAGTGCAAAAGACTGTGGATGAGCTTACCTATGAAATCAAAACAACTGTCCGGCATGCCAACGACATTACTGCAGATGTCCAGGGCAAGATCCAGAAGATTGATCCGATTGTTGATTCCGTTAAGAATCTCGGTGATGTTATGAATGAGCTCACACTGACAGTGAAGCAGGTATCCGTTACGGTAATTGAGAAATACCGGAAATCCCGTGAGCTTAAGCAGAAGGCGGGAAGTGTTGCCATCGATGAGAAGACACTGACTCCGGCAGAAGAGCGCACCGTGAAATCCTATGATACCGCATATGCCCAGAAGGCTCCGGGAAAAATAGCGATGGCGCTTAAAGGAGTAGACACAGCAGCTGCAATCTGGCAGAAGTTCCGGCACTGA
- a CDS encoding DUF1328 domain-containing protein has protein sequence MLKWSVILLVIALIAGVFGFFNIVGAAVGIAKVLFFIFLILFIVSLFTGRRGRSM, from the coding sequence ATGCTGAAATGGTCGGTAATTCTGCTGGTGATTGCCCTCATCGCCGGCGTATTCGGATTCTTTAACATTGTAGGAGCGGCAGTCGGCATCGCCAAGGTATTGTTCTTCATCTTCCTCATTCTGTTCATTGTATCCCTCTTCACCGGACGGCGCGGAAGGTCAATGTAA